Genomic DNA from Myxococcus guangdongensis:
CATGGCCGTGGGCGCCACGATGGCGAGCTCGGGACCGAGCGCGTCCTCCGATGTCATGAGCGTGGGAGAGCATGCGGTGCGCTCCGGACTGAGCGCGTCGAGCGAGGCCACCGTGATGAGCGCGGGCGCGCGCTCGGTTCCGAACGTGCCGTCCATGGCCTCGATGACGTCACGGGTTCCAGTGGCCCTGGCTTCCTCGACCGCCTCGGCGACCGACTCCTCCATGCAGCCCGCCCCCGCGGGAGGTCTCTCGGACATCGGGAACGCGGCCGCTCGAGCCGGTGCCGGCGCGCTCCAGGCCGCCGTCCTGGCCTTGAACGCGGGGGCCTCGTTCGTCCCGGACCCAGAGTCGGCCGAGCTGCACTACGTCCGCGGCCTCGAGGCCCTCAAGCAGAAGAACACCCCCATCGCCATCCACGAGCTGTCCTCGTGCGTGAAGGCCCTGCCCACGCGCGTGGACTGCCGTTGGGAGCTGGGCTGGGCGTACTCGGTGGAGGGCCGCTGGGCGGACTCGCTCACGCAGTGGACCGAGGTCCAGAAGCTCGCGCCCGAGCACCCGGACCTCGAGACCGCGCTGGCCCAGGCCCGAGGTCAGGCCGCGCTGCAGGCGAAGCTCAACCAGACACCGGTCGCCAGCAACCGCCCTCCCCCGCCGCTCGATGCCAAGGTCCGCATCCGCGCTGTGGGCGACATGATGCTCGGCACCACGGTTCCCGAGGGGAACCTGCCACCGGATGGCGCCAGCAGCGTGATTGCGGGTGTGCGCTCTTTGATGGAGGACGCGGACGTCACCTTCGCGAACGTCGAGGGCCCGCTGTGCGACAACGGCTCGACGAAGAAGTGCCGCTCGTCCAGGAACTGCTACGCGTTCCGTTCGCCCACGGCCTACGGGCAGGTGTTCAAGGACGCGGGCGTGGACCTGGCGTCCACGGCGAACAACCACTCGGGTGACTTCGGGGAGCTGTGCCGTCGCGAGACGGAGGCCACGCTCGATGCGCTCGGCATCGCGTGGAGCGGGCCGCCGGGCTCGGTGGCGACGGTGGAGCGCAACGGGCTGCGCATCGGCATGGTGGCGTTCCACACGTCGCCGTCGTGCAACCACCTCAACAACACGGAGACCGCCACGGCGTTGGTTCGCGCGGCGGCCGTGGAGCACGACATCGTCATCGTCTCCTTCCACGGTGGCGCGGAGGGCGGCAAGGCGCTCCATGTTCCTCAGGGCCGCGAGATGTTCTTCGGCGAGGACCGTGGCGACTTGAGGGTCTTCACGCACGCGATGGTGGACGCGGGTGCGCACGTGGTCATCGGCCACGGTCCCCACGTCGTGCGCGGCATGGAGTTCTACAAGGGCCGGCTCATCGCGTACTCGCTGGGCAACTTCGCGACCTACGGACGGTTCAACCTGAAGGGTCCGCAGGGGCTCGGCATGGTGCTCGAGGTGGAGCTGGACCGCGAGGGTGCCTTCACGGGTGGCCGTGTGCTGGCCACGAAGCAGGTGGACAAGGGCATCGCGGTCCCCGACGAGAAGGGCGCCGTCATCAAGCTGCTGAGGGATTTGTCCGCCGAGGACTTCCCCGGCTCGGGCGCGCGTATCTCCGAGGACGGCACCATCCACCCGACGGGCAAGGGCCCTGTCTCCGCGCGCTCCGCGCCCGCGCATCGCTGAGCGCGTTCCAGGTCATGCCGCGCTGCTCGATGATTGGAGCGCGGGCAGCCCGTGACTTCGTCATCCCCGCAACGAGCAATCCGTGTGACTCGTTGCTCCTCATCGAAGCCGTGGTGTCTCATCGCGCGCTCGTCTCCG
This window encodes:
- a CDS encoding CapA family protein, with the translated sequence MFPSAFVLLALATSSGPSSEHVPDVAHKFSTMPVGRSAELLSSAGSRSVLSALEMEALTSAAQRAGEASARAVVRGMAVGATMASSGPSASSDVMSVGEHAVRSGLSASSEATVMSAGARSVPNVPSMASMTSRVPVALASSTASATDSSMQPAPAGGLSDIGNAAARAGAGALQAAVLALNAGASFVPDPESAELHYVRGLEALKQKNTPIAIHELSSCVKALPTRVDCRWELGWAYSVEGRWADSLTQWTEVQKLAPEHPDLETALAQARGQAALQAKLNQTPVASNRPPPPLDAKVRIRAVGDMMLGTTVPEGNLPPDGASSVIAGVRSLMEDADVTFANVEGPLCDNGSTKKCRSSRNCYAFRSPTAYGQVFKDAGVDLASTANNHSGDFGELCRRETEATLDALGIAWSGPPGSVATVERNGLRIGMVAFHTSPSCNHLNNTETATALVRAAAVEHDIVIVSFHGGAEGGKALHVPQGREMFFGEDRGDLRVFTHAMVDAGAHVVIGHGPHVVRGMEFYKGRLIAYSLGNFATYGRFNLKGPQGLGMVLEVELDREGAFTGGRVLATKQVDKGIAVPDEKGAVIKLLRDLSAEDFPGSGARISEDGTIHPTGKGPVSARSAPAHR